The Betta splendens chromosome 7, fBetSpl5.4, whole genome shotgun sequence genome includes a window with the following:
- the si:ch211-207e14.4 gene encoding interleukin-17 receptor D has translation MWRAVVVLYQLLALVRPQWAQDDVSTTAQNCSLDCVRQGGPGCQYCRISSGDVKNSIKAFGSCIPWPCFELVGKEDPQICQHYVHAPNDVEVEFVDEPNPDSDTIVVSWKPSYFGIAFLRGFQVSLQALGGTGVACQLFLFNRNLTLPPSHAHRVYKSDPFPGLPLGSQYAVTVMALPVPEEWEKFYRSRIFSTRTCAEKNSLEQCKTDWYPKNVTVEQKGTNVTVTFNLAPANLGIRRYFSLCYANSRKMYKGITPNFTKNKTHHSYQLHGLQEGINYTCEIAADEMDAVRKKFKVYVTHTQKDVSFTPSVDLILPLSLTVAVLLSAFLAAITKKTSTLRMIKLDIKPDIIKQNKETQEELVAPDKSSFTPPRLLICYSSCDGPAHVNAVMQLGAFIQQYMATQVCLDLWDFLSVAEEGSMAWYCRQLRECDFVLVICSRGLKHRSEPLEPQGDDEDEQAAREQNLDTSVLSSNAAVELIGAEVGRAKARGHDLSKYMAAIFEYSQETDIPIELRLVPHYVLTSDLPLLFSHLHGVPLHRPGGFLKINHITEEGFTKLPAGAALQGSIQEARMAMQANISVKGGN, from the exons ATGTGGAGGGCGGTTGTTGTTTTGTACCAGCTCCTGGCACTTGTACGGCCTCAGTGGGCTCAGGACGATGTGTCAACAACTGCACAGAACTGTAGTCTGGACTGTGTCAGACAG GGAGGACCTGGATGCCAATACTGCAGGATAAGCTCGGGTGATGTGAAGAACTCCATCAAAGCATTTGGAA gtTGTATTCCATGGCCATGCTTTGAACTGGTAGGAAAAGAAGACCCGCAAATCTGTCAGCACTACGTTCACGCACCAAATGATGTGGAAGTTGAGTTTGTGGATGAGCCAAACCCTGACTCCGACACCATTGTTGTTTCCTGGAAGCCCAGTTACtttg GAATTGCCTTCTTGCGAGGCTTTCAGGTGTCCCTCCAGGCTCTGGGAGGCACCGGTGTCGCCTGCCAACTTTTTCTTTTCAATCGCAACCTCACTCTCCCACCATCACATGCTCATAGG GTGTACAAGTCAGACCCTTTCCCCGGGCTCCCCCTTGGGTCCCAGTATGCTGTCACTGTCATGGCTCTACCAGTGCCTGAGGAGTGGGAGAAATTCTACCGCAGCAGGATCTTTTCTACACGCA CATGTGCAGAGAAGAACAGTCTGGAGCAATGTAAAACAG ATTGGTACCCTAAAAATGTCACGGTGGAGCAGAAAGGGACTAACGTCACTGTGACTTTTAACTTGGCACCTGCAAACCTTGGCATCAGACGCTACTTCTCACTGTGTTATGCAAACAGTAGGAAAATGTACAAAGGCATAACACCT AATTTCacgaaaaacaaaactcaccacAGTTATCAGCTTCACGGTCTTCAAGAAGGAATCAATTACACTTGTGAG ATTGCAGCTGATGAAATGGATGCGGTGAGAAAAAAGTTCAAAGTTTATGTGACGCACACTCAGAAAG ATGTTTCCTTTACTCCCTCCGTGGACCTGATTCTTCCTCTGAGCCTGACTGTGGCAGTCCTACTTTCAGCATTCCTTGCTGCTATCACCAAAAAGACATCCACACTGCGGATGATAAAACTTGACATTAAACCAG ATATTATAAAGCAAAATAAAGAGACTCAGGAGGAACTGGTGGCACCGGACAAAAGCAGCTTTactcctcctcgtcttctgaTATGCTACAGCAGCTGTGATGGCCCTGCTCATGTCAATGCTGTCATGCAGTTAGGAGCCTTCATTCAGCAGTACATGGCCACCCAG GTGTGCCTGGACCTGTGGGACTTCCTGAGTGTGGCTGAGGAGGGCAGCATGGCCTGGTACTGTCGACAGCTCAGAGAGTGCGACTTTGTTTTAGTGATCTGCTCTCGGGGACTCAAACACAGGTCCGAGCCTCTAGAGCCACAAGGTGACGACGAAGACGAACAAGCAGCCAGAGAACAAAACCTTGACACTAGTGTCCTCAGCTCTAACGCAGCAGTCGAGCTCATTGGAGCAGAGGTAGGTCGAGCCAAGGCTAGAGGTCATGACCTGTCCAAATACATGGCAGCCATTTTTGAGTACTCCCAGGAAACGGACATACCCATTGAGCTGAGGTTGGTACCTCACTACGTGCTGACAAGTGACTtgccactgctcttctcccacCTCCATGGAGTGCCTCTGCACAGACCAGGAGGGTTTCTGAAGATAAACCACATCACAGAGGAAGGTTTTACAAAGTTACCGGCTGGAGCAGCTTTGCAGGGCTCCATCCAAGAGGCTAGGATGGCAATGCAGGCCAATATTTCTGTGAAGGGTGGGAACTAA
- the tmem106c gene encoding transmembrane protein 106C, whose translation MGARLSRSGSSLSLLPEKQRSGRREQYRNADNDSLDGLDRREDIAQFPYVEFTGRDSITCPTCQGSGRIPSDQVNELVALIPYNDQRLQPQRTKLYVVLSVVLCLLVSLLVAFFLFPRPVVVVDGGIRSVIVHFDNPNSKVLMNMTSTLNFRNPNFFSVLVQSVSCQVLYMKTVIGTGQLDNVTTILPLSQSQVNFTVSVEIGSSAPYVYAFCTMPTIKVHNIVVLMQTSVKTSYMVRTSQNSLEAYRYIDCGSNSTYHH comes from the exons ATGGGGGCGCGGTTGTCCCGAAGCGGCAGCAGCCTGTCGCTGCTACCGGAGAAGCAGCGTTCTGGGCGTCGAGAGCAGTACAGAAACGCCGATAATGACTCTTTGGACGGACTCGACAGACGGGAGGACATAGCGCAGTTCCCCTACGTGGAATTCACCGGCAGGGACAGCATAACGTGCCCGACATGTCAAGGCAGTGGACGCATTCCCTCAG ATCAAGTGAATGAACTGGTTGCATTGATCCCATACAACGACCAAAGATTGCAGCCTCAGAGAAC GAAGCTGTATGTGGTCCTGTCGGTTGTTTTGTGCCTCCTGGTGTCTCTGCTTGTGGCCTTCTTCCTTTTCCCTCGACCAGTAGTGGTGGTGGATGGTGGGATACGCTCAGTTATTGTGCACTTCGACAACCCCAATTCAAAGGTTCTGATGAACATGACG AGCACGCTGAACTTTCGCAACCCAAACTTCTTCTCAGTGCTGGTGCAGAGTGTAAGCTGCCAGGTCCTTTACATGAAGACTGTGATTGGAACCGGACAGCTGGACAATGTCACCACCATCCTGCCACTCAGTCAAAGTCAG GTGAACTTCACAGTCAGTGTGGAGATTGGCAGCAGTGCACCCTACGTCTA tgcCTTTTGCACCATGCCTACCATCAAGGTCCACAACATTGTCGTATTAATGCA AACGTCAGTGAAAACCTCGTACATGGTGAGAACGTCCCAGAACAGCCTCGAAGCCTATCGCTACATAGACTGCGGTTCGAATTCCACATACCACCACTAA
- the LOC114858450 gene encoding PTB domain-containing engulfment adapter protein 1-like, producing MSDTSEDYSEITFQAKFLGRVEVIRPNGLQILNEAAQSIEAPDKFSSEKAAKKSKIHLFVSRNGIDILENKTKFLLYTCPLSSISFCAVLPSSPKVFGFVARHPAADTYHCYLFQSKKFSHVLVSIIGDAFQASKKEDSIKGGRDLIVEALRHKNKMLQRENSELKRMCAEKSD from the exons ATGAGTGACACCTCGGAAGATTACAGTGAGATCACCTTTCAGGCAAAG TTTTTAGGTCGAGTTGAGGTGATTCGCCCTAATGGACTACAGATCCTGAATGAAGCAGCCCAGAGCATCGAG GCGCCAGATAAATTCTCATCAGAAAAAGCAGCTAAGAAGAGCAAAATTCATCTCTTCGTGTCCAGAAATGGGATAGacattttggaaaacaaaaccaag TTTCTGCTGTACACGTGCCCCCTCTCTTCTATTTCCTTCTGTGCCGTCCTGCCGTCCTCGCCTAAAGTTTTTGGTTTTGTGGCCAGACACCCTGCAGCCGACACGTACCACTGTTATCTGTTCCAGAGCAAGAAGTTT TCTCATGTGCTGGTCTCAATTATTGGGGATGCCTTTCAAGCCTCGAAAAAGGAGGATAGCATCAAAGGAGGACGAGACCTGATAGTAGAGGCACTCAGACACAAG AATAAAATGCTGCAAAGAGAAAATTCTGAGCTGAAGAGGATGTGTGCAGAAAAATCTGACTAA
- the sars1 gene encoding serine--tRNA ligase, cytoplasmic: protein MVLDLDLFRTDKGGDPEIVRETQRKRFKDVTLVDKLVAADTEWRKCRFTADNLNKAKNLCSKSIGEKMKKKEPVGDDESLPEEAQNLESLTAETLSALTVTQIKKVRLLVEEAVLKTDSDRIKLEAERFEYLREIGNLLHPSVPISNDEDADNKVERTWGDCTVQKKYSHVDLVVMIDGFDGERGAVVAGSRGYFLKGPLVFLEQALINYALRILYSKKYTMLYTPFFMRKEVMQEVAQLSQFDEELYKVIGKSSEKSDDSTIDEKYLIATSEQPIAAFLREEWLKPEDLPMRYAGFSTCFRQEVGSHGRDTRGIFRVHQFEKIEQFVYASPHDGKSWEMFDEMIGTAEEFYQSLGIPYRIVNIVSGALNHAASKKLDLEAWFPGSGAFRELVSCSNCTDYQARRLRIRYGQTKKMMDKADFVHMLNATMCATTRVMCAILENYQTEEGIVIPEKLRDFMPPGLNEIIKFVKPAPIDQEMSKKAKKQQEGGKKKKQGGDQNLPNAMENMSVNDS from the exons ATGGTGCTCGACTTGGACCTGTTTCGCACCGACAAAGGCGGCGACCCAGAAATCGTCCGTGAGACTCAGAGGAAGAGATTTAAAGATGTTACACTTGTCGATAAACTCGTCGCCGCGGATACAGAGTGGAGAAAAT GCCGCTTCACTGCAGACAACCTCAACAAAGCAAAGAACCTCTGCAGCAAGAGCATTGGTGAGAAAATGAAG AAGAAGGAGCCAGTTGGGGATGATGAATCTTTACCTGAGGAGGCACAGAACCTGGAGTCTCTAACAGCTGAAACGCTATCG GCATTGACAGTAACACAAATCAAGAAGGTGCGTTTGTTGGTGGAAGAGGCAGTGTTGAAAACTGACAGTGACAGGATAAAGCTGGAGGCGGAGCGCTTTGAATACCTGAGGGAAATTGGCAACCTTCTGCACCCTTCTGTACCCATCAGCAATGATGAG GATGCAGACAACAAAGTGGAACGTACGTGGGGTGACTGCACTGTCCAGAAAAAGTACTCTCATGTTGACCTGGTGGTCATGATTGATGGTTTCGATGGAGAGAGGGGGGCTGTAGTGGCTGGGAGCAGGGGATATTTTCTGAAG GGGCCGctggtgtttctagagcaggcTCTTATCAATTATGCCTTGAGGATCCTCTACAGCAAGAAATACACCATGCTCTATACTCCCTTCTTTATGAGGAAGGAGGTCATGCAGGAAGTTGCCCAGCTCAGCCAGTTTGATGAAGAGCTTTACAAG GTCATCGGTAAGAGCAGTGAGAAATCAGATGACAGCACGATAGATGAAAAGTATCTCATTGCCACCTCTGAGCAACCCATCGCAGCCTTTCTGCGGGAAGAATGGCTTAAACCTGAGGACCTGCCTATGCGATACGCTGGCTTTTCTACATGCttcagacaggaagtgggctCCCATGGCCGAGACACCCGTGGCATCTTCAGGGTGCACCAGTTTGAAAAG ATTGAACAATTTGTCTATGCCTCTCCACATGACGGCAAATCATGGGAGATGTTTGATGAGATGATTGGCACGGCAGAGGAGTTCTACCAGTCTCTAGGAATTCCTTATCGCATTGTGAACATTGTCTCTG GTGCCCTGAACCATGCAGCCAGTAAGAAGCTGGATCTGGAGGCCTGGTTCCCAGGCTCTGGCGCTTTCAGAGAGCTGGTCTCCTGTTCAAACTGCACGGACTACCAGGCGAGACGCCTCCGCATCCGCTATGGCCAGACCAAAAAGATGATGGACAAG GCAGACTTTGTGCACATGTTGAACGCCACCATGTGTGCCACCACACGTGTTATGTGTGCCATTCTGGAGAATTACCAAACTGAAGAGGGCATCGTTATTCCAGAGAAGCTCAGGGATTTCATGCCCCCTG GTTTAAATGAGATCATTAAGTTTGTCAAGCCTGCTCCTATTGATCAAGAGATGTCaaagaaagcaaagaaacaGCAAGAAGGAGGCAAGAAGAAAAAGCAAGGAGGAGACCAGAACTTGCCTAACGCCATGGAGAACATGTCTGTCAATGACTCCTAG
- the fam50a gene encoding protein FAM50A encodes MAQYKGAASEAGRAMQLMKKREKEREHLEQLKQKIAEDNMVKANIDKKFSAHYDAVEAELKSSTVGLVTLNDMKAKQEALVKEREKQLAKKEQSKELQLKLEKQKEKKRKEEQKRKIASLSFNPEDEEDEDEDEEEEEEGEDDDEIEEEQSYVPVKKKKLGKNPDVDTSFLPDRDREEEENRLREELRQEWELKQEKIKNEEIEITFSYWDGSGHRKTVKMKKGNTIQNFLQRALEVLRKDFSELRSAGVEQLMYIKEDLIIPHHHSFYDFIVTKARGKSGPLFSFDVHDDIRLVNDATVEKDESHAGKVVLRSWYEKNKHIFPASRWEPYDPEKKWDKYTIR; translated from the exons ATGGCTCAGTACAAAGGCGCGGCCAGTGAGGCTGGAAGAGCCATGCAGCTGATGAAAAAGCGAGAAAAGGAGCGAGAACACCTCGAACAGCTGAAACAGAAGATTGCGGAG GACAACATGGTGAAAGCCAACATTGATAAGAAATTCTCAGCTCACTATGATGCTGTAGAGGCAGAACTGAAGTCCAGCACAGTTG GTTTGGTGACACTGAACGATATGAAGGCCAAGCAGGAGGCATTGgtaaaggagagagaaaagcagctgGCTAAGAAGGAGCAGTCCAAGGAGCTCCAGCT CAAACTtgagaaacagaaggagaaaaaacGCAAGGAGgaacagaaaaggaaaatagCCAGTTTGTCATTCAATccagaagatgaagaggatgaagatgaagatgaggaggaggaggaggaaggggaagatGACGACGAAATAGAAGAAGAGCAGAGTT ATGTTCCAGTTAAGAAGAAGAAACTGGGGAAAAATCCAGATGTGGACACGAGTTTCCTCCCTGATCGAGACAGAGAG GAAGAAGAGAATCGTCTAAGGGAGGAACTCAGGCAGGAATGGGAGCTTAAACAAGAGAAGATTAAAA ACGAAGAGATTGAGATTACATTCAGCTACTGGGATGGCTCTGGACATCGTAAGACTGTCAAG ATGAAGAAGGGAAACACCATCCAAAACTTCCTGCAGAGAGCCCTGGAGGTCCTTAGAAAGGACTTCAGCGAGCTTAG ATCTGCTGGAGTGGAGCAGTTAATGTACATCAAAGAGGATCTGATTATTCCACAT CACCACAGCTTTTACGATTTTATTGTGACCAAGGCAAGAGGCAAATCTG GTCCTTTGTTCAGCTTTGATGTCCATGATGATATTCGACTCGTGAATGATGCCACCGTAGAGAAAGATGAG TCTCATGCAGGCAAAGTGGTGCTGAGAAGCTGGTATGAGAAGAACAAGCACATCTTCCCTGCTAGTCGCTGGGAGCCCTATGACCCAGAGAAGAAATGGGACAAATACACG attcGGTAA
- the cav4b gene encoding caveolin-2 — MMNDDSFVECKIDDDSDDDSEGGEQMNTPPPPPEFASKASTPAPKPPTPPTAPAAPTPSCLPPSRDPHGINKHLKVEVSDVLAEPSTPRTFDRVWLYSTVGFERTRVWTYRCLTLLFAVPFALLCGIFLAVLACLHVWFLAPCIQLSNTFIPCLRSLCMCAVDVVVSPFCASLALCCSQIAISLSNKDWHQMRNREAV; from the exons ATGATGAACGACGACTCTTTTGTGGAGTGTAAGATCGACGACGACAGTGATGACGACAGCGAAGGAGGGGAACAGATGAacacgccgcctcctcctcccgagTTTGCATCCAAAGCCTCGACTCCTGCGCCGAAACCTCCGACCCCTCCTACAGCCCCTGCTGCACCCACACCCTCCTGTCTCCCGCCCAGCCGGGACCCTCATGGCATCAACAAACACCTAAAG GTGGAGGTCAGTGACGTGCTGGCAGAACCTTCGACACCTCGTACCTTCGACCGAGTGTGGCTTTACAGCACAGTTGGCTTTGAGAGGACTCGTGTCTGGACGTACCGCTGCCTCACCCTGCTCTTTGCTGTGCCCTTCGCTCTGCTATGTGGCATTTTTTTGGCGGTTCTAGCTTGTCTTCATGTCTG gtTTCTGGCGCCTTGCATACAGCTGAGCAACACCTTCATTCCATGCCTGCGGTCCTTGTGCATGTGCGCCGTGGACGTTGTGGTTTCTCCATTTTGTGCATCTCTtgctctctgctgcagtcaAATTGCTATCTCGCTGTCCAACAAGGACTGGCATCAAATGAGAAACAGGGAGGCCGTGTGA
- the tns2a gene encoding tensin-2 isoform X5 — MERVMERHYDFDLTYITERIISVFFPPKLDEQRYRLNLKEVAAMLKSKHQDKFLLLNLSERRHDISRLNPKVHDFGWPDLHAPLLDKICAICKAMEMWLTSDPQHVVVLHCKGNKGKTGVIVAAYMHYSKISAGADQALSTLAMRKFCEDKVSPSLQPSQNRYIYYFGGLLSGAIKMNSSPLFLHQVLIPSLPNFEGEGSYYPFLKIYQAMQLVYTSGIYDLQGSGGRRLCVTIEPALLLKGDIMVKCYHRQAHSADRDTVFRLQFHTCTIHGSQLWFGKGELDQACTDERFPSDATVEFVFSSGPEKIKGREYHKNDPAVTVDYNTADPVVRWDSYENFNQRYQDSLDDIAHTRGPLDGSLYAQIKKRRGPGSGSLTSTSGSSPGSGIHEDRSDHLLAQGSDLSGHSIHLNQSSIHPDCQEEPLRPPPPTRQEREELERLLGGIEGNRDGERETAILDDGDSLPSEQSGTLRLMRSCSCREGYRSQRCAEPGCDRTLLMPNGYCLDRAPGTNGHCLDRAPGANGHHGTTPATSNPVAPPSHMDLCQHYSPHPHQSLPPPDLVWDRQSGLPHYLHRSCSESPSSRHMCSYPSSNLNAHSHSHSHHHPLSAPGRLCCREEDYSPYHHPPTTHSHHHPHAHHPKPSNSPTYHDIMLMDGLPAPGCPCRDCSIRREDSTGYHSLRLDRGDSFHWDREGELPQREVSLRRARDAELPRGSELHWERDPGLRRGRELSLHWERDREAELQWEREREAEYWHRRATVASYGSQGHDLPAFAFDPLPSGHPAYPEASRSHAHSHLDLKYSSSSSGYQTPRQVCPYSPYQPSPSESRGYASGYQSESTSPLPPASSMTGPCSHSNGQAEQNHNHNHHHPNSQQAYGSDSHTDGLRSSGESVGWRDHITHGSFRRPHRDGHATCSTPSDMSGPPTPVHTSSPLRTQESPSPGGREYEIRTTDIISSDCEASQSPDGHYQVKSSNTIQELAESQTSSTEAPSLPASTKETQSQTTKLSQTVLHNNCTVPTDPSPKALQQQLCSTDLASASSCDSVPQTTTNQEHSHVHLSPSHASSALDAPPQPGPLALQTPQPSEAITQLESQPQSPTQTQVTASVGTIPAQVNGSSPTREPHTEAIKPANPQAPVSPTLASSSSLQPASSSMEGSPVNEAPVPGFATLGRRLMLTGLDSHHPNHIQQHPHNHYPPVDHSTAVDTNKKQSYSAHTPQLHPSSYSNYSTISIPLPHPQPPLPEKRHLPAQPGLTSEGVRVAAGYVPPLPTSPTQHQHHVTFSPTVGEFAPTAGQNDELAAVEPANRVSVKFVQDSSRFWYKPGISREQAIAALKEREPGSFLIRDSNSFQGAYGLALKVSTPPPNVNNHNSKANDPLEQLVRHFLIETGPRGVKIKGCQNEPYFGSLSALVYQHSITPISLPCTLKIPDKDLIGEVQEVQLVSNVSTAADLLKQGAACNVLYLNSVETESLTGPQAIAKATDATLGRNLRPVATVVQFKVTSQGITLTDSQRRVFFRRHYPVNSVTYSSIDPKDRRWTNSDNTTVKVFGFVAKKPGSLAENVCHLFAELDPEQPASAIVNFINKVMLAQRR; from the exons ggcaacaaaggaaaaacaggcGTGATTGTGGCTGCCTACATGCACTACAGCAAGATCTCTGCAgg GGCGGACCAGGCCCTCAGTACTCTCGCCATGAGGAAGTTCTGTGAAGATAAGGTGTCCCCGTCCCTCCAGCCATCTCAAAACAG gtaTATCTATTACTTCGGGGGCCTTCTCTCTGGGGCGATCAAAATGAACAGCagccctctcttcctccatcagGTTCTCATTCCCTCGCTCCCAAACTTCGAGGGTGAAGGAA GTTACTACCCCTTCCTGAAGATTTACCAGGCCATGCAGTTGGTCTACACCTCGGGCATCTA TGACCTTCAGGGCAGTGGAGGCAGGCGTCTGTGCGTGACCATCGAACcagcactgcttttaaaagGTGACATCATG gTCAAATGCTACCACAGGCAAGCGCACAGTGCCGACAGGGACACCGTGTTCAGGCTGCAGTTCCACACATGCACCATCCACGGGTCCCAGCTCTGGTTTGGCAAAGGGGAGCTGGACCAAGCTTGTACGG ATGAACGTTTTCCATCTGACGCCACAGTGGAGTTCGTCTTCTCCTCGGGACCCGAGAAGATCAAAG GACGCGAGTACCACAAGAATGATCCAGCTGTCACAGTGGACTACAACACTGCTGACCCAGTGGTGCGATGGGATTCCTATGAGAACTTTAACCAGCGATACCAAGACAGCCTGGATG ATATTGCCCACACCCGAGGTCCTCTAGATGGCAGTCTGTACGCGCAGATAAAAAAGCGCAGAGGGCCCGGCTCTGGTTCGCTCACCTCCACTAGTGGCAGCAGCCCAGGGTCAGGCATCCACGAAGACAGATCCGATCATCTCCTCGCTCAGGGTTCTGACCTCTCAGGCCACTCCATCCATTTGAATCAGTCATCTATCCATCCAGACTGCCAGGAGGAGCCCCTTCGTCCCCCGCCTCCAACAAGACAAGAGAGAGAAGAGCTTGAACGCCTTCTCGGAGGCATCGAAGGAAACCGAGACGGTGAGCGCGAGACTGCCATCTTGGATGATGGGGATTCTCTGCCCTCTGAGCAGTCTGGAACGTTGAGGCTCATGCGATCATGTTCCTGCCGCGAAGGTTACCGGTCCCAGCGCTGTGCTGAGCCTGGATGCGACCGCACCCTTCTGATGCCTAATGGATACTGCCTTGACAGGGCCCCCGGAACAAATGGACACTGCCTTGATAGGGCTCCTGGAGCCAATGGGCACCACGGGACAACCCCTGCTACCTCCAACCCTGTTGCTCCTCCGTCCCACATGGATCTGTGCCAGCACTACAGCCCCCACCCTCATCAGTCTCTTCCACCACCAGATTTGGTCTGGGACCGCCAGAGTGGCCTGCCGCACTATCTACACCGCTCCTGTTCAGAGAGTCCCTCATCTCGACATATGTGTTCATACCCATCATCAAACCTTAACGCTCACTCTCATAGCCATTCCCATCACCACCCTCTGTCTGCACCGGGTCGCCTCTGCTGTCGAGAAGAGGACTACAGCCCTTACCATCACCCTCCTACAACTCAcagccaccaccacccccaTGCACACCACCCTAAACCCTCCAACAGCCCTACCTATCATGATATAATGCTTATGGATGGCCTGCCAGCCCCTGGCTGCCCTTGCAGAGACTGCAGCATTAGGAGAGAAGATTCAACGGGTTATCACAGCTTAAGGCTGGACCGAGGCGACAGCTTTCACTGGGACAGAGAGGGGGAGCTTCCACAGAGAGAGGTGAGCCTTAGGAGAGCCAGGGATGCAGAGTTACCCCGAGGGTCAGAGCTGCACTGGGAGAGGGACCCAGGACTAAGGCGAGGCAGAGAGCTGTCCCTCCACtgggagcgagacagagaggctgagctacagtgggagagggagagagaagccGAATATTGGCACAGAAGGGCCACAGTAGCCTCCTACGGGTCACAAGGTCATGATCTTCCAGCCTTTGCATTTGACCCCCTGCCATCGGGTCACCCAGCTTATCCTGAGGCGTCAAGGTCCCATGCTCATTCCCACCTGGATTTGaagtacagcagcagcagcagtggttaCCAAACACCCCGCCAGGTGTGCCCATATTCACCCTACCAGCCCTCTCCATCTGAGAGCAGGGGCTACGCGTCTGGCTACCAGTCTGAGTCCACATCTCCACTCCCACCTGCTTCCTCCATGACGGGACCCTGCAGCCATAGTAACGGACAAGCAGAGcaaaaccacaaccacaaccaccatCACCCGAATTCACAGCAGGCATACGGCTCTGACTCACACACTG ACGGCCTTCGTAGCTCTGGTGAAAGTGTGGGCTGGAGAGACCACATCACACATGGGTCTTTTAGGAGGCCCCACAGAGACGGCCATGCCACATGCTCCACGCCATCTGACATGTCTGGCCCTCCCACTCCTGTCCACACAAGCAGCCCTCTGCGCACACAAGAAAG CCCCAGTCCAGGAGGGAGGGAGTATGAAATCCGGACTACAGACATCATCAGCAGTGACTGCGAAGCCTCCCAGTCTCCAGATGGACACTATCAAGTCAAGTCGAGTAATACCATTCAGGAGTTGGCAGAAAGTCAAAcaagcagcacagaggcaccATCCCTGCCAGCTTCCACCAAagaaacacagtcacagacaacCAAGCTTTCTCAAACTGTCCTCCACAATAACTGCACTGTGCCAACAGACCCATCCCCTAAAGCTCtccaacagcagctctgcagcacagatttGGCATCAGCTTCTAGTTGTGACTCTGTGCCACAAACCACAACCAACCAAGAACATTCCCATGTTCATTTATCCCCTAGCCATGCTTCATCTGCGCTGGATGCGCCCCCCCAACCTGGCCCCCTCGCTCTGCAGACTCCTCAACCGTCAGAAGCCATAACACAGCTGGAGTCCCAGCCTCAAAGTCCAACTCAAACCCAAGTCACAGCCTCTGTAGGAACAATTCCAGCACAAGTCAATGGATCTTCTCCAACCAGGGAACCTCACACTGAGGCCATAAAACCTGCCAACCCCCAAGCCCCTGTATCTCCCACTCTAGCTTCTTCATCATCCCTCCAGCCTGCTTCCAGCAGCATGGAGGGCTCCCCTGTCAATGAAGCCCCAGTTCCTGGCTTTGCCACCCTGGGTAGGAGGTTGATGCTGACCGGGCTTGACTCCCACCACCCGAACCACATCCAGCAGCATCCACATAACCACTACCCACCCGTTGACCACAGTACAGCTGTGGACACTAACAAGAAGCAAAGTTACTCGGCTCACACTCCTCAGCTTCACCCATCCTCCTACTCCAATTACTCCACCATCTCAATCCCCCTTCCTCACCCCCAGCCTCCTTTACCAGAAAAGCGACACCTGCCAGCCCAGCCAGGATTAACCAGCGAAGGGGTGAGAGTAGCTGCGGGTTATGTGCCTCCATTGCCAACCAGTCCcacacagcatcagcaccatGTCACATTTTCCCCCACTGTGGGGGAATTTGCTCCCACTGCAGGCCAGAATGATGAACTGGCTGCAGTGGAGCCTGCAAACAGGGTCAGTGTAAAGTTTGTCCAGGATAGTTCAAGGTTCTGGTACAAGCCTGGCATTTCCAGAGAGCAAG CAATTGCAGCTCTAAAGGAGCGAGAACCAGGTTCCTTTCTCATTAGGGACAGTAACTCTTTCCAGGGGGCCTATGGTCTGGCCCTGAAGGTTTCAACACCTCCACCTAATGtcaacaaccacaacagcaaAG CGAACGACCCTCTGGAACAACTTGTCAGACACTTCCTAATAGAAACAGGCCCTCGAGGAGTGAAGATTAAAGGATGTCAGAACGAGCCCTACTTTG GGAGTCTGTCAGCATTAGTCTACCAACACTCCATTACACCCATCTCCTTGCCCTGCACTCTGAAGATCCCAGATAAAG ATCTTATCGGGGAGGTGCAGGAAGTTCAACTAGTCAGTAATGTAAGCACAGCTGCAGACCTGCTCAAACAAGGAGCAG CCTGTAATGTCCTCTACCTGAACTCTGTGGAAACAGAGTCTCTGACCGGCCCCCAGGCCATCGCCAAGGCAACAGATGCTACTTTGGGGCGTAACCTTCGTCCTGTTGCCACTGTTGTGCAGTTCAAGGTGACGTCACAGGGGATTACGCTAACTGACAGCCAGCGCAG GGTTTTCTTCAGAAGACATTATCCAGTGAACAGTGTAACCTACAGCAGCATCGACCCAAAGGACAGAAG GTGGACTAACTCAGACAACACCACTGTTAA GGTGTTTGGTTTCGTAGCCAAAAAGCCCGGCAGCCTGGCAGAAAACGTTTGCCACCTGTTTGCAGAATTAGACCCCGAACAACCTGCCTCCGCCATCGTCAACTTTATCAACAAAGTCATGTTGGCGCAGCGCCGGTAG